From the Bacillus alveayuensis genome, the window TGATGATAGTCGATTTCCTCACAAAAAATGTTTTTCGAACGAAATGGATACCCAAGTCCAAGCATTTTTTTAGTAAAGCTCTCATTTCCGGAAAGAACGAGGGGAATTTGCATTTGTCTGTCCTTGACATAGCTGCCCTTTCCTTGCTGCGAATATATGTAGCCCATTTCCTGCAGCCTTTCATACACTTTGCGGACAGTCATTCTAGGAACCTTAAACTGATCGGCAAGTTCATTCTCAGACGGTAATTTATCATTCGCATCATACCGACCAGAATGAATATCAGAAAGTAGCTTGTCCAAGATTTTCATTTCTTCCGTCATATTCATTCTCCCCCGCTCTGGATAGGTTTTGATCAAAAGCTAAAAAACCCGGAGATATTTAAGATGAAATCGAATCATTGTCAACCTGATTTTAGCAATATTTTTCCAACCATTCAATATACACGGGATGACCTCTCACAAATAGGTGGTAAATAAAAAATTGGCAAGCCTATTAGACTTGCCAATTTGATTACCCTGCCAAGAAAATAAAGTAAAGAATAAAGATCACAAATAACCCATACATAACCGGATGAATTTCTTTCCCTCTACCTTTCATCAGCATAGTAATTGGGTAAAAAATGAAACCGATGGCAATACCAGTTGCAATGCTATATGTTAATGGCATTGAAATAATGGTTAAAAATGCAGGAACAGCAATTTCGAATTTGTTCCATGGAATCTGTCCAAGAGATGATACCATTAAAATTCCGACTATGATTAAGGCTGGTGCAGTTACTGAAGCTGTAATAACTCCTAATAACGGTGAAAAGAGTAACGATAATAAAAACAATCCAGCTGTAACGACTGAAGCAAATCCTGTACGAGCACCTGCAGCTACCCCTGCTGATGATTCAATATAAGATGTTGTTGTAGAAGTACCTAAAATCGCTCCAACAACCGTCGCTATGGAGTCTGATAATAAAGCTTTACCCGCTCTTGGCAATTGATTATTTTTTAACAGTCCTGCTTGATTGGCAACCGCCACTAATGTTCCTGCTGTATCAAAGAAATCAACAAATAAAAACGTTAAAATGACAACAAGCATTTGAATCGTAAAGATTTGATCCAAGTTTTCAAAGGCCGCACCAAAAGTCGGAGCAAGACTTGGAATTTCGCCAACAATTTGTTTTGGCATGTCAATCAATCCAAAAATAATTCCAACAATAGATGTAATAAGCATTCCATAGAAGATACCGCCATTCACGCCACGGACCATTAAAATAACGGTTACAATGACACCAAAAATGGCAAGTAATGTCTCTGGGTTTCGTAAATCGCCTAAACCAACTAAAACTGCATCATTGTTGACAATAATACCTGCATTTTGAAACCCAATGAACGTAATGAATAAACCAATACCTGCTCCAACTGCATATTTAAGCTCCGCTGGAATCGAATTAATAATTTTTTCTCGAACTCCTGTTAAAGTTAAAAGAATAAAGATTAGACCTGAAACGAATACACCTGATAAAGCTGTTTGCCAAGGAATGTTAAAGGTTAAAATGACCGTAAACGCAAAGAAAGCATTTAACCCCATCCCCGGTGCCAACGCAATTGGATACCTTGCTAATAAGCCCATAATAAGAGAACCAATGGCAGCAGCAAGAGCAGTTGCTGTAAAGACAGCTCCTTGATCCATTCTCATTTCTGCTGGTAAATCAGGGATTGCACCAAGCGATAATGTAAATGGATTCACAAATAAAATATAGGCCATGGAAAGAAATGTCGTTAATCCCCCAATAAATTCACGACGATAAGAAGTTCCTAGCTCCTCAAATTGAAAGTATTTTTTCACCTTTTAAGCCCTCCTAAAGTTTCTTAAAAAAATAAAGCGCACCGTAAAACGGTACGCTTGACAATAGAGATTTTTAATACGCTAAAAATAGCTGAAGGGTAAACGAATCCCTTCAACATATATGCGATATTAAATACCTCGTAGTCAAGCTATTTACGGTAGCTTGGTAGAAACTCTCGGGCCATATCCCCGAAATTATACGACGTATTTGTTTCACATATTCAATTATCGACTTAATCATATCAATTAATAAATATAGAGTCAACAAAAATCACGAACATTTTTTAAAGTTATATTTCTTTCGTTCGTGTTTTACTCCCATTCAATGGTAGCTGGTGGTTTACTTGTAATATCATATACCACTCGATTGACGTGAGGAACCTCATTAACAATACGTGTTGAAATGACTTCAAGCACTTCCCATGGGATGCGGGCCCAATCAGAAGTCATACCATCAATGGACGTCACCGCACGAATTCCAATCGTATGATCATATGTGCGAGCATCCCCCATAACACCAACGCTGCGAATATCCGGCAGCACGGTAAAGTACTGCCAAATATCACGGTCAAGGCCTGCTTTTTTGATTTCTTCACGTAAAATAGCATCTGACTCGCGAACGATCTCTAACTTTTCTTCTGTTACTTCACCTAATACACGAATACCAAGTCCTGGTCCAGGGAACGGTTGACGCCATACAATTTCATCTGGAATCCCTAATTCTGTTCCAAGAGCACGAACCTCGTCTTTAAATAATGTATTTAACGGTTCAATTAATTTGAATTTCATGTCTTCTGGCAAGCCACCAACATTATGGTGTGACTTAATCGTTTGTGCTGTTTGCGTTCCACTTTCAATGATGTCTGTATATAAAGTACCTTGTGCTAAAAATTCAATACCTTCAAGTTTTGCCGCCTCGTCATCGAACACATAAATAAATTCATTCCCGATAATTTTTCGTTTTTGCTCTGGATCTGTGACCCCTTTTAACTTACTTAAAAAGCGTTCTTTTGCGTCAATTTTAATGACGTTCATGTTAAAGCCTTCACTGAACGTTTTCATAACACTTTCCGCTTCACCTTTACGTAATAAACCATGGTCTACAAAAATACAGGTGAGCTGATCGCCGATGGCTTTATGGATTAATACCGCAACGACAGAGGAATCCACTCCACCGCTTAACGCACATAAAACTTTTTTATCTCCCACTGTTTCACGGATTTTTTGAATTTGCATTTCAATGAAGTTTTCCATAGACCATGATTCAGTGCAGCCACAAATTGTAAATACAAAGTTTTTTAATATATCATTTCCATATTCAGAATGACGCACCTCCGGATGGAACTGCACTCCATAAATGCAACGTTCATCGTTGCTAATAGCCGCATAAGGACAAGATGGACTCGTCGCATCCACTTTAAATCCTTCAGGAATTTCAGCAACTAAATCACCGTGGCTCATCCAAACAACTTGTTCTGTTGGAAGGCTTTTGAATAGCGATGAGCCTTCTTTTACTTGAATGGTTGCTTTTCCGTATTCACGATGTTTAGCATCCTCTACTTTTCCTCCTAAAAGATGAGTTGTTAGCTGCATTCCGTAGCAAATTCCTAAAACAGGTATACCTAACTCAAATATCCCTTCATCACAACGAAAAGCCTTTTCATCATAAACGCTGTTTGGTCCGCCAGATAAAATAATCCCTTTTGGATTCATTTTTTTAATTTCTTCAACTGTTAAAGTATGCGGATGAAGCTCACTATAAACTCCAAATTCGCGAATTCGTCTCGTAATAAGCTGGTTGTACTGGCTTCCAAAGTCCAATACTAAAATCATTTCTTGAATGCTATTCAAAATGGTCACCTCATTTATTTTCCATAAAATGATTGACTTTAAAAAATTTTTCAAAATAAATAAAAAAATTCTGCAAAAAGGCAGAATTCCCATCGAAAAGATATAGATGTTCTGCCTTCATAGTCGGATTATTTACGGTAATCCGGTAGAGACTCTCGAACCATATTATCGAGGATATACGAAGGTATAGCTAGCTTATGAATTTTAAATAATCATAACAAGCGAAAGGATGTTGGTCAATATGAAGCTTTTTTAATTAAATTTTCCCACAATTCCACCGATTTAAGCCACTGATCTTTAGCATTACTGCGGCGATATAAAGCTTCTTCATAATGTTTTGTTAAAATAGACATTTCCGTTGTTTGCAATGATTCATCAACATATTTTGCATACTGGCGTGCCCGCTGGCGTTCTTGTTCGAGGGATGTGGCAGAAAAGCTTGTGTTCAGCCATACGATTCTGTATATTTAAGTAAAATAATGGATAATCAACACTTGTGCCATTTTATATAAAAACTTACGTACTGTGTATCTAAAGTAAAAAAATTGCTTGCCTAAATCGGCAAGCTGCATCAAAACTGTTCATCTGCCTATCAAATCATAGATGGGTCCCACTTTATCCATTTCCTAGTGTCAGGTTCAATGGATGAGAGACGGAGCCAGCCGTTTTTCACTTTTTGACGGAAAAGGGGATTGTGTTGAAGCAAACGCTCGATATAAAAGTGCGGTGCTTCAATGATTAACAGCAAACGAAGGGGAGAATGGAACAGTTCCCAGTCGGAAGAAGCAACCGACTGCCATGGGAGGCCAGAAAGCAAGTCGCTCCCATTCCCTTGCATCACCCCTAATCCCCCCGTTACCGTCTGCGTCGTTTTGCTACCACTTCCATAATAATGCGGTGCTACGGTTGATGCGTAATATTGCAAATTGATCCATTGCCCAACCGTAGCAGGACCGGAGACAATATTTTCAAGGGCTTCTCCGGAATAGTCTTTTCGCCAGTCATAGCTGTGTAAAAACACCTTTCCGTCTAATTGGCAATGTTTTGTAAGAGATCGGCGGCCGATGAAAAAGGCTGCGTTTCCTGCCAATCCCCATTCAGGACGGATTTCGCTCCAATCGACAGAACGGCGATTAGCCTCCTTAATCGGGTTTTTATACTTGCCGGTGTGAGGCAACTTCTTCAGGCGTTCAGCGTTTGCTTTTCGACTCACTTCTTTTAGCTTACTTTCCAATAAATTGAGTGATTGCTCTGCTGCTTTCGATAAAGTAGGCATATCGAGAAAGTAAAGTTCATCAACCGTTGTAATATGTTCCGCAGCTACAAATACGGTCTCATCTGGAATGACAATCCCTTCCTTCTCCAGTCCTTTCCTTACTTCCTTTAAGTTGCAGAGGCTCGCAAACACACGGGCATTAAAGGCTCCTGCTGTTCCGCCGCACGCCCCGCAATCAAGGGAAGAGGCATACGGATTATTCGTTGTCGTACTTTCGTGGCCGCAAACAACGACAAGGGGTGCAAAAGACGATGTTAAACCGATATTCGTTAACAGCTGTTTTACGTACTGAACTTGTTCATCCGTTGTAAGCCCTATGGATAAGCCGGATTTTGAGGAAGACTCTTCGTGATGCAAAGACAATTTTGTCGGCGGCTTCCGTTCGGCTGTCTTTTCAGCATGTTGAATAACATGACCCGTCCATCCAGGGGCAGCGCTTCGTGCAATTGTATGCAAACCTAGCCATGGGCCGCTCATTTCAGGTAGCAATAAAGACGCTAATGCATGTTTTTTCATTTTTTTAAATGTGTCCCCGATGAACTGAAATACATTGAGCCGTCGGCGGTATTCAGCAACACGATCTTGTGCAGATGATTCGTAAATTTCGTGCTGCGGCTCAACGATAACAGGACAAGAAGGATGGGTATAATGACTGTCAAGCTCACGCGTTCGGATCGGCAAGCCGAAAAATCCTGCGCATCCGTATGTTTCAAATGGACCGGACTGTTCTAAATAGCGGCGAAAGGGCTCTGAACGAACGTCGATGCAAAAGAGAAGCTGAACAGCGGTCCGTTCCGGCTGCCCAACGTTTGGACGGGAGGCGATTTTTTCTTTAAGCTGGGATTCATACGTCTCTTCCCATGCCTCAAGCCAAAGGTGATGACGATTGATCCGCCAAAATCGGTCAGCAAACACTAATCGGAATTTCATTTCATATACCGGCAATTGTCTCCATTCATCTACAGACATTCCTCCCCAATGGATCCATGCGGCTAAGAGGGGAAGAATACTTGAAGGGTCAGTCATTTTCTTCTGATCTAAAGGCAAGTAAGGAGCGGCAAATACCCACTCTAATGAAAGACGAATGGCCAAATAATCAACCAGCAGTTGAACTCCTTCTCCTGTCTGCTTGGAACGCCACTTTAACATACCAGCCCATCCCGGCAATGCAAGAAGATGGGATTCCAAATAGTCTTTCATTTTTTTATCGTCTATATTAAGCAACGATAATGAATGCAACAGTGCTTCTTTCGCGTCTTTTGGCCAGTCAGCCAGTCGTTTTCTTTCTCTTTTCGAAAGAGCTGGATCGTTTTTAACAAGCTGCTGCCAAGCTGAATAGAATCCTTGTTCTCGTAAGGGCATGGCCCATGCAGCCTGTTTTTCATCCAAATAAAGTTTGCACCATTTGATCATTTGTTGATCAAGACGTTCTCCTAGCTGTTTAATATGAACGCTTATAGGCTTTTCGACCTTCGAGTGTAAAGAACCGATCAACTCGGTTATTTCCGCTGCTAGTGTGTGCAGTTCTAAGGAATCTAACCATTCATACGGTACGGAATCGTTCCATAAAAGGGCATGGCATAGCTGTTCCGCTTTGTTGCGATGAACGAGAAGATACTGGCCGGAAAGCCAGTTCTTCAGCTTTTTTTCAACGAAGGAGGAATGGATTTCGCCTTTAGCGAGAGCTTTTTTTACAACCGGCATTGTTGGAAAAAGGTTGACTTTCTGAGATTGTTGGAAATGCTCAGCTACTTCAATAAACGGCATATGTTCAAGTTCCATCCACGGATGACGTGCAATGAACGTTGAAATTGGCCAAAGGGGAGCAATGGCTTCGGATGCTTGTTCCACTAGCTCGTGGATAGAGTAGAATGCTTCTTCCTTTTTTCGTTTGCATTGTTCTTTTAGACGTTCAAGTGTAATCACTGTTGTTTTACTCATGGGTCATCTCCTCCTTCAAATATGCCTTTAAGTAATTAGGATGCCGTTCAACTGCAGGCAGACTAGGCTCACTTACATGAACGAGCCACATATAAAAACGGGCGGCAATACTGGAAGAACGATGTTTAAAGAGCTGTGCCAACGTCAATGCAAAAACAATAAACATCAAGAGAGCAAACCACTCAAGAACAAGAGGCGGCACAAAACCGGATGGTATTGAATCATGCAACATTTTCATTAGTTTGCTGCGCACTTCTTCTGAAAAAAACGCTAATATCGCCGTAAAGAAAAAACCAATCCATCGGCCTTCTCGGAAAAACGCAAGTCTCCCCCATGCAATGGTCATAGACGAACCTAGAAGCAAAGCACTTAAGAGGCGTGCTGGCTCTTCAGGTGAAGCAGCCCAAAAACCTGTTCCAAGCGCCAATCCAAGTAGAATGCCGACAAACCCATGCCCCCTTGTACGCATAAACCCGTATCCTGTTTGTCCTGGACGGGGAACAACTGAACCAGACTGTAAAAACAAAGTCGCTTTGAACAAACCATGCAGGACAAGATGAATGACGGCAGCGTCGTAAGCACCTAAAGCACATTGAATAAGCATCATGCCCATTTGTGCCATCGTTGACGCTACCAGCTGCCGTTTATAATCCACTTGAACAAAGCTAATACCTGTACCGATTATCACGGAAATAAACGCGATTAGAAGAAGAAGAGCATGTATGACTGCATCCGTAAACAACGGTGAAAAACGCCAAAGCAAAAGCCCTCCTGCATTAACAAGACCGGCGTGCATCACTGCTGACACTGGTGTAGGAGTTACCGCAGATTCAAGCAGCCAACGGTGGAAAGGCCATTGTCCGGCAGGAATAATTGCCGCCAAAATAAGCAGAACGCTCATTCCTGCTGTTTCCCACCATTTGAGATGAGCCAACTTATCTGTTGATAAAGCACCCGATAAGCTCCATTCCCCTGTCGCAAGAAATAGCCAGACCGAAACGGCAATTACAGCGAGGGAAGTAACGAAAAACATCTTTCCCATTTGCACCGCTTCAACTTTCGCCGGAGTCCATTCCTTTTTTAAAGCCGTCAAATAGACAAGACCGAAAAGCGGCAGCGCCCAGCAAAGGCTAAACAGGCGTAGATCATCTGTCATCCACGTGATCGAAGCAAAGCCTGATGTCCAAGTTAAAAATTGAAAATATAGCCGGTAAACCCGATCCCCATGCAAATATCGAATGGAAAATCTTTGGATAATAAAGCCGAGTACTGAAATATAGATCGCCATCATCCAACTGATCGTGTCTAGCCGCAATGGTCCGACCTTTGCTTCCCCCTCATAATAGATCCACCCAACTAACGACATAGCTATTGGCAAAATCAATAATCCGACGTGAAAATGTACATACGAGTCGGGCACACGCGGATGCAGATACATCAATGCGCTAACGAACACGATCATCAATGCGATAAGCCATAGGAAAACCAATATTTCTTGCAAATCTAGTTCCTCCTCTTGTATGACCTTTTCATCTTTTTTAACCTTGCAAGTTCCACCTCTAAGCAAAGCGTAGGTGGTAAGTCGTTCACCAAGAAAAAACCGGCTATGTCATTCTAGACAACACAGCCTTTTCTCAATAAAAGGCTAGCTATTGCCTAAAATAACGATAGCCGGTTTACCTATAACCAATTTCAATTGGTTTAGATCTCCCGTTTAAGTTCCCCTATTGTCGGTTTACTTTCAACGAACCCACCCTTCATTCCGTTTCCGTAGGTTTTTTGAAAGTCTACCGACTTTATCGAAATACTTTCATTTTTTTAAAAGTTGTTTTTATTATACATCATTGTTTTTAACATTGCACTATTTTTGTAAACAGATTTACGTAATCATATTCATCAATAGACTTTTTATTCCTTCCATTTTATTTGTCCACGATCAAGTATTATTTGGTTTATTATATTTTAAATTTCGAATAGGATCCACTGTATGTGTAGCATAAAAGCTTTGATTGATGCCCCACCATTTCGGTTGGATTCCCGCACGCTTTAAGTCATCTTGTAGACGGCTTGCTTCATAAACAGGTGTAGCTTCTGCCAATGTTACAATGACAACACTTGTTTCTTCCGGATTACGAAGACGTGGTAACAAGTTTTATACGGATTGCGGTACCTCTCCAGAAGAACGAGCAATTTTTCCCCTCCTGTAAAATCAGCCGAGAAGATTATTCTCGGCTGTCATTTCAGTTTTATTCACCAGTTTCAGCAAATTTTTTGATGCGTGCACCGATTTCATCACGTACACGTTGGAACACAGCCCATTTTTCTTCTTCTGATCCCTCTGCCTTTGCAGGATCATCAAATCCCCAATGTACACGTTTTACATGTGGAGGTGTTACCGGGCAATGGTCTGCTGCATGACCACATAATGTTACGACTAAATCAGCTTTGTTTAAAATTTCAGGATCAATGACATCGGATGTTTGGTTGGAAATATCAATCCCTACTTCTTTCATGGCTTTTACTGCGTTTGGATTTAATCCGTGAGCTTCGATACCAGCGCTATAAACTTCCCACTCATCGCCAAGATATTTTTTTGCCCAACCTTCAGCCATTTGGCTGCGGCAAGAGTTACCTGTGCATAAGAAGTAAATGATCTTTTTGTTTTTCATGTTTCATTCCACCTCTGTTGTTAGTATGATACTGATTCTGCTTTGAAGTATTTTCGTTGAAACCATAGTGCCACGTTGACCAACGCAATCATAACAGGCACTTCCACAAGTGGTCCAATGACGGCTGCAAATGCTGCTCCAGAATGGATCCCAAACACTCCAACAGCTACAGCAATCGCTAACTCAAAGTTATTGCTGCCGGCTGTAAAGGCAAGTGTTGTCGTTACAGGATAGCTCGCTCCAATTTTCTTCCCTAAGAAGAAGGAAACGAAAAACATTAACACAAAGTAAATGAACAATGGAATCGCAATTCTCACAACATCCAATGGTAAGCTTACGATAACGTCTCCTTTTAAAGAGAACATGACGATAATCGTAAATAATAAAGAAATCAATGTAATCGGGCTGATTTTTGGAATGAATACTTTTTCATACCATTGTCTGCCCTTTGCTTTTACCAACACAAAGCGTGTTATCATCCCGCCAAGAAACGGAATGCCTAAGTAAATGAACACCGACTTAGTGACTTCAATCATTGTAATATTTACGATAGCACCTTCTAGTCCTAACCATTCTGGAATGATCGTCACAAACACATACGCATAAACCGAGAAAAATAACATTTGGAATACAGAGTTAAACGCCACAAGTCCAGCTGCATACTCTGTATCTCCTTTCGCTAAATCATTCCAGACGATCACCATCGCAATACAACGTGCCAGCCCAATCAGGATGAGTCCGACCATGTATTCCGGCTTATCCGGCAAGAAGACAATCGCCAATACAAACATCAAAATTGGTCCAATAATCCAATTTTGTAAAAGAGACAAAACTAATACTTTTATGTCTTTAAAGACGCGTCCCATCTCCTCGTAGCGAACTTTTGCTAACGGAGGATACATCATTAAAATTAAACCAATTGCAAGTGGAATCGATGTGGTTCCTACCTGCAAACTGTTCATTCCATCTACAAAACCCGGAAAGAGGGATCCCAAACCAATTCCAGCTACCATAGCTAGGAAAATCCAAAGCGTTAGGTATCGATCCAAGAACGACAGACGTTTTTTCCCCGTATTACTCATTGTCTCACTCCCAATTTAATTAGTAGGTTAACAACCGCAACGGAGCGTAGGGTTGTTTTCCTCAATCTTACGAATATTCTCTGTTTGATCTGGAATATGTTGCAGAATATCTTGGATAAGACCATAGAACTCATTTCGAGGATTGATGGAATAATAAATCCACTGTCCTCTCCTATCCTCTTTTACTAATCCTGCATCTTTTAACTTCCGTAGATGCTGACTAATAGACGGCTGACTCATGTCAAACACTTCATGAAGCTCACATACACAACACTCACGTTGTTTTAAAATTGCCATGATCGTTAAACGTGTTTTATCACCAAGTAACTTTAAAACGTGTGAAGCTTTTTCTACTTCCAATACTGTTTTTTGCATGGGAACACCTCCTACTCTTGTATAAATATATAGCTATTTACTTATATATATGAGCGAAAATGAATGGTTGCAATTATGTTCATCTTTCACTAAATAAATGATGTCACATCTTTCATATCCACTAGATATTGTAGTATAGCCATACTTACTTTTCTCTTCAATTAGTATATAACTAGATACTTATATAAAACAAGAGAAAAAAATCGACTTTAACATAATCTTTACAATTCAGACGATTTCCATGTACGGTTATTGATGTCATAAAAGCACGTTTAGATCAATATGTAAAAGAAGGTAAATGAATTTTG encodes:
- a CDS encoding AGZA family xanthine/uracil permease-like MFS transporter (product_source=KO:K06901; cog=COG2252; ko=KO:K06901; pfam=PF00860; transmembrane_helix_parts=Inside_1_20,TMhelix_21_43,Outside_44_57,TMhelix_58_77,Inside_78_78,TMhelix_79_101,Outside_102_105,TMhelix_106_128,Inside_129_140,TMhelix_141_163,Outside_164_177,TMhelix_178_195,Inside_196_199,TMhelix_200_219,Outside_220_248,TMhelix_249_271,Inside_272_291,TMhelix_292_314,Outside_315_318,TMhelix_319_341,Inside_342_345,TMhelix_346_368,Outside_369_387,TMhelix_388_410,Inside_411_422,TMhelix_423_440,Outside_441_441), whose amino-acid sequence is MKKYFQFEELGTSYRREFIGGLTTFLSMAYILFVNPFTLSLGAIPDLPAEMRMDQGAVFTATALAAAIGSLIMGLLARYPIALAPGMGLNAFFAFTVILTFNIPWQTALSGVFVSGLIFILLTLTGVREKIINSIPAELKYAVGAGIGLFITFIGFQNAGIIVNNDAVLVGLGDLRNPETLLAIFGVIVTVILMVRGVNGGIFYGMLITSIVGIIFGLIDMPKQIVGEIPSLAPTFGAAFENLDQIFTIQMLVVILTFLFVDFFDTAGTLVAVANQAGLLKNNQLPRAGKALLSDSIATVVGAILGTSTTTSYIESSAGVAAGARTGFASVVTAGLFLLSLLFSPLLGVITASVTAPALIIVGILMVSSLGQIPWNKFEIAVPAFLTIISMPLTYSIATGIAIGFIFYPITMLMKGRGKEIHPVMYGLFVIFILYFIFLAG
- a CDS encoding GMP synthase (glutamine-hydrolyzing) (product_source=KO:K01951; cath_funfam=3.30.300.10,3.40.50.620,3.40.50.880; cog=COG0518,COG0519; ko=KO:K01951; pfam=PF00117,PF00958,PF02540; superfamily=52317,52402; tigrfam=TIGR00884,TIGR00888), with product MNSIQEMILVLDFGSQYNQLITRRIREFGVYSELHPHTLTVEEIKKMNPKGIILSGGPNSVYDEKAFRCDEGIFELGIPVLGICYGMQLTTHLLGGKVEDAKHREYGKATIQVKEGSSLFKSLPTEQVVWMSHGDLVAEIPEGFKVDATSPSCPYAAISNDERCIYGVQFHPEVRHSEYGNDILKNFVFTICGCTESWSMENFIEMQIQKIRETVGDKKVLCALSGGVDSSVVAVLIHKAIGDQLTCIFVDHGLLRKGEAESVMKTFSEGFNMNVIKIDAKERFLSKLKGVTDPEQKRKIIGNEFIYVFDDEAAKLEGIEFLAQGTLYTDIIESGTQTAQTIKSHHNVGGLPEDMKFKLIEPLNTLFKDEVRALGTELGIPDEIVWRQPFPGPGLGIRVLGEVTEEKLEIVRESDAILREEIKKAGLDRDIWQYFTVLPDIRSVGVMGDARTYDHTIGIRAVTSIDGMTSDWARIPWEVLEVISTRIVNEVPHVNRVVYDITSKPPATIEWE
- a CDS encoding uncharacterized protein YbcC (UPF0753/DUF2309 family) (product_source=COG3002; cog=COG3002; ko=KO:K09822; pfam=PF10070), with product MSKTTVITLERLKEQCKRKKEEAFYSIHELVEQASEAIAPLWPISTFIARHPWMELEHMPFIEVAEHFQQSQKVNLFPTMPVVKKALAKGEIHSSFVEKKLKNWLSGQYLLVHRNKAEQLCHALLWNDSVPYEWLDSLELHTLAAEITELIGSLHSKVEKPISVHIKQLGERLDQQMIKWCKLYLDEKQAAWAMPLREQGFYSAWQQLVKNDPALSKRERKRLADWPKDAKEALLHSLSLLNIDDKKMKDYLESHLLALPGWAGMLKWRSKQTGEGVQLLVDYLAIRLSLEWVFAAPYLPLDQKKMTDPSSILPLLAAWIHWGGMSVDEWRQLPVYEMKFRLVFADRFWRINRHHLWLEAWEETYESQLKEKIASRPNVGQPERTAVQLLFCIDVRSEPFRRYLEQSGPFETYGCAGFFGLPIRTRELDSHYTHPSCPVIVEPQHEIYESSAQDRVAEYRRRLNVFQFIGDTFKKMKKHALASLLLPEMSGPWLGLHTIARSAAPGWTGHVIQHAEKTAERKPPTKLSLHHEESSSKSGLSIGLTTDEQVQYVKQLLTNIGLTSSFAPLVVVCGHESTTTNNPYASSLDCGACGGTAGAFNARVFASLCNLKEVRKGLEKEGIVIPDETVFVAAEHITTVDELYFLDMPTLSKAAEQSLNLLESKLKEVSRKANAERLKKLPHTGKYKNPIKEANRRSVDWSEIRPEWGLAGNAAFFIGRRSLTKHCQLDGKVFLHSYDWRKDYSGEALENIVSGPATVGQWINLQYYASTVAPHYYGSGSKTTQTVTGGLGVMQGNGSDLLSGLPWQSVASSDWELFHSPLRLLLIIEAPHFYIERLLQHNPLFRQKVKNGWLRLSSIEPDTRKWIKWDPSMI
- a CDS encoding NAD(P)H-quinone oxidoreductase subunit 5 (product_source=KO:K05577; cath_funfam=1.10.287.70; cog=COG1009; ko=KO:K05577; pfam=PF00361,PF00662; superfamily=53067; transmembrane_helix_parts=Outside_1_19,TMhelix_20_42,Inside_43_54,TMhelix_55_74,Outside_75_78,TMhelix_79_96,Inside_97_116,TMhelix_117_139,Outside_140_153,TMhelix_154_173,Inside_174_185,TMhelix_186_208,Outside_209_217,TMhelix_218_240,Inside_241_308,TMhelix_309_328,Outside_329_332,TMhelix_333_355,Inside_356_359,TMhelix_360_377,Outside_378_391,TMhelix_392_414,Inside_415_461), producing MPIAMSLVGWIYYEGEAKVGPLRLDTISWMMAIYISVLGFIIQRFSIRYLHGDRVYRLYFQFLTWTSGFASITWMTDDLRLFSLCWALPLFGLVYLTALKKEWTPAKVEAVQMGKMFFVTSLAVIAVSVWLFLATGEWSLSGALSTDKLAHLKWWETAGMSVLLILAAIIPAGQWPFHRWLLESAVTPTPVSAVMHAGLVNAGGLLLWRFSPLFTDAVIHALLLLIAFISVIIGTGISFVQVDYKRQLVASTMAQMGMMLIQCALGAYDAAVIHLVLHGLFKATLFLQSGSVVPRPGQTGYGFMRTRGHGFVGILLGLALGTGFWAASPEEPARLLSALLLGSSMTIAWGRLAFFREGRWIGFFFTAILAFFSEEVRSKLMKMLHDSIPSGFVPPLVLEWFALLMFIVFALTLAQLFKHRSSSIAARFYMWLVHVSEPSLPAVERHPNYLKAYLKEEMTHE
- a CDS encoding anion-transporting ArsA/GET3 family ATPase (product_source=COG0003; cath_funfam=3.40.50.300; cog=COG0003; superfamily=52540); the encoded protein is MLPRLRNPEETSVVIVTLAEATPVYEASRLQDDLKRAGIQPKWWGINQSFYATHTVDPIRNLKYNKPNNT
- a CDS encoding arsenate reductase (product_source=KO:K03741; cath_funfam=3.40.50.2300; cog=COG0394; ko=KO:K03741; pfam=PF01451; smart=SM00226; superfamily=52788; tigrfam=TIGR02691), producing the protein MKNKKIIYFLCTGNSCRSQMAEGWAKKYLGDEWEVYSAGIEAHGLNPNAVKAMKEVGIDISNQTSDVIDPEILNKADLVVTLCGHAADHCPVTPPHVKRVHWGFDDPAKAEGSEEEKWAVFQRVRDEIGARIKKFAETGE